A genomic window from Spiroplasma helicoides includes:
- a CDS encoding helix-turn-helix domain-containing protein, giving the protein MIKSDVISIFSQNMKELRVKKGLTQEELSFKAGLHRNYISDTERGRRNVSLKAVQKIASGLEVTIQELFAQTI; this is encoded by the coding sequence ATGATTAAGAGCGATGTTATAAGCATTTTTAGCCAAAATATGAAAGAATTGCGTGTTAAAAAAGGCTTAACTCAAGAAGAATTGAGTTTCAAAGCTGGCTTACACAGAAATTACATTTCTGATACTGAACGTGGTAGAAGAAATGTGTCATTAAAAGCAGTACAAAAAATAGCTTCAGGTCTTGAAGTAACAATTCAAGAACTTTTCGCACAAACTATTTAA
- the whiA gene encoding DNA-binding protein WhiA: MSFARNVKEEVLDHIFTPEQTIMLLSGFIKYNGEFLYTNKGTILRLSSQSNKITRQILTLLKTIYDGNIEISIKQTNKLRKDKVYELLIAENVHDFLSKYYIYDIDKNDKIIRINLKGDFDHSWLRAYISGVFIAVGSVNSPATSNYHLEFQTKDLESAEYIRDLLNQFEFGFKVIAKKNKYICYIKRSLYVSDFLRFIDAPKSVLEFENTRITRDVRNNINRMTNIDIYNQHKSENAGAKQTQQIELIKNNKLFSELSEKAQNLANIRLEHQDASFSELEKMMNEKGIEITKSGISNLFKIIAKLAESIGG; this comes from the coding sequence ATGTCATTTGCCAGAAACGTGAAAGAAGAAGTTTTAGATCACATCTTTACCCCCGAACAAACGATTATGCTTTTGTCGGGTTTTATAAAATATAACGGAGAGTTCCTTTATACTAATAAAGGAACAATTTTAAGATTGTCTTCACAATCCAATAAAATTACTAGACAAATACTAACACTATTGAAGACTATATATGACGGGAATATCGAAATATCAATTAAGCAAACTAATAAACTTAGAAAAGATAAAGTTTATGAATTACTAATCGCCGAAAATGTACATGATTTTTTATCAAAATACTATATATATGATATTGATAAAAATGATAAAATAATAAGGATTAATTTAAAAGGTGATTTTGACCATAGTTGATTAAGAGCATATATTTCCGGAGTTTTTATTGCCGTTGGCAGCGTCAATAGCCCGGCAACTAGTAACTATCACTTAGAATTCCAAACTAAAGATTTGGAGTCTGCTGAATATATAAGAGATTTATTAAATCAATTTGAATTCGGTTTTAAAGTAATCGCAAAAAAAAACAAATATATTTGTTATATTAAAAGATCCTTGTATGTCTCAGATTTTTTGAGATTTATTGATGCACCAAAATCGGTGCTTGAGTTCGAAAACACAAGGATCACAAGAGACGTCAGAAATAATATTAACAGGATGACGAACATTGATATTTATAATCAACATAAATCTGAAAACGCTGGGGCTAAACAAACTCAGCAAATAGAGTTGATTAAAAATAACAAACTTTTTAGCGAGTTGTCAGAAAAGGCTCAAAATTTAGCAAACATACGTTTGGAACACCAGGATGCGTCTTTTTCAGAATTAGAAAAAATGATGAATGAAAAAGGCATTGAAATTACCAAATCTGGTATTAGCAACTTGTTTAAAATAATTGCAAAACTAGCAGAAAGCATAGGTGGATAA
- a CDS encoding rhodanese-like domain-containing protein, with amino-acid sequence MQWLDYVFKFMAKIFKTNSFKKKYRTKPAKNFLKILKSEKWQVADLRNVVAYADNHIENTINLPILTFNYKYYKVLDRSKKILLINHDYRSNLNLYRTLKKKHFKVYLLYSNYNDLILEPEVDRHTIITIYE; translated from the coding sequence ATGCAATGACTAGATTATGTTTTTAAATTTATGGCTAAAATTTTCAAAACAAATTCATTTAAGAAAAAATATAGAACAAAACCAGCTAAAAATTTTTTAAAAATACTTAAAAGTGAAAAATGACAAGTTGCTGATCTTAGAAATGTTGTAGCTTATGCTGACAATCACATAGAAAATACAATTAATCTGCCTATCCTTACATTTAATTACAAGTATTACAAAGTATTAGATAGAAGTAAAAAGATTTTATTAATAAATCATGACTACAGAAGTAATTTAAATCTGTATAGAACTCTTAAGAAAAAACATTTTAAAGTTTATCTTCTTTATTCAAATTACAATGATTTAATTTTAGAACCAGAAGTTGATAGACATACAATAATAACTATTTATGAATAA
- a CDS encoding prolipoprotein diacylglyceryl transferase, whose amino-acid sequence MEYWLDEWFQSDSSKWTIKSDYGFLHVYALTMTLGVLAAIALACYQMWRKKLPLQDILIAAIFIVPSGLFVASFFGKLNSDGKSMLGNYGFFGLFAFWKEGMSIHGAILGGGIAALISLYFLGRRTRISVFTYADCVAPGILISQSIGRWGNFFNHELTGKPIGIYGSDALSNMPKWLQDNLAFKATAEGIGKTLNGFTLEDNVTYVMQPLFLYESVSFLFLYLFIVLFIPGIGKWVGKKPWKVHPETYNLDWKKSWKYAFTWNKSLKDDTYFQIWRDAYFTKVETNRNAWYEQKLLEISATNKIKKRWLQGKALLEANNPDGYSPTRVGVQCGAYFLCWNLVRFFIEIDRSQEGFFVMYNFGLSIALIVLTGLFGLILIILAQFISPYLTRRPGCIYEKPYFYTEQIVEEVINKSSNSIFKKSKKVEQSKIEEKRKKALEKLEKLSKQNNSSKDQQK is encoded by the coding sequence ATGGAATACTGACTAGATGAATGGTTTCAATCAGACTCTTCAAAGTGAACCATTAAAAGTGATTATGGATTTTTGCATGTATATGCTTTAACTATGACACTAGGTGTTTTAGCAGCAATTGCTTTAGCTTGTTATCAAATGTGAAGAAAAAAACTTCCTTTACAAGATATATTGATTGCAGCAATTTTTATAGTTCCTAGTGGACTATTTGTAGCAAGTTTTTTTGGAAAACTAAATTCAGATGGTAAATCAATGCTTGGAAATTACGGTTTCTTCGGCTTATTTGCATTTTGAAAAGAAGGAATGTCAATTCACGGGGCAATTCTTGGTGGTGGTATTGCCGCCCTTATATCTCTTTATTTCTTAGGTAGAAGAACCAGAATTTCTGTTTTTACTTATGCAGACTGTGTTGCTCCTGGAATATTGATTAGTCAATCAATTGGTAGATGAGGTAACTTTTTTAATCATGAATTAACAGGAAAACCAATTGGTATTTATGGTTCTGATGCTTTAAGTAATATGCCTAAATGATTGCAAGATAACTTAGCTTTCAAAGCTACAGCAGAAGGAATTGGTAAAACTCTAAATGGATTTACCTTAGAAGATAATGTAACATATGTAATGCAACCATTATTTTTATACGAATCAGTTAGTTTTTTATTCTTATATCTATTTATAGTTTTATTTATTCCAGGAATTGGAAAATGGGTAGGTAAAAAACCTTGAAAAGTACATCCAGAAACATACAATCTTGATTGAAAAAAATCTTGAAAATATGCTTTTACTTGAAATAAAAGTTTAAAAGATGATACTTATTTTCAAATTTGAAGAGATGCCTACTTTACAAAAGTAGAAACAAACAGAAATGCTTGGTATGAGCAGAAACTTTTAGAAATATCAGCTACAAATAAGATTAAAAAACGATGGTTACAAGGAAAGGCTTTATTAGAAGCTAATAATCCTGATGGATACAGCCCTACTAGAGTGGGTGTTCAGTGTGGAGCTTATTTCTTATGCTGAAATTTAGTAAGATTCTTTATTGAAATTGATAGATCACAAGAAGGATTTTTTGTAATGTACAATTTCGGGCTTTCTATAGCGCTAATTGTTTTGACAGGATTGTTTGGTTTAATACTAATAATTCTTGCACAATTTATTTCTCCATACCTTACAAGAAGACCTGGTTGCATATATGAAAAACCTTATTTCTATACAGAACAAATTGTAGAAGAAGTTATTAATAAATCATCCAATTCAATTTTCAAAAAATCTAAAAAAGTTGAACAGTCAAAAATTGAAGAAAAAAGAAAAAAAGCTTTAGAAAAACTTGAGAAACTTTCTAAACAAAATAACTCATCAAAAGACCAACAAAAATAA